Proteins encoded in a region of the Actinomycetota bacterium genome:
- a CDS encoding DNA polymerase ligase N-terminal domain-containing protein: protein MPEQRDYAAKRRFDETPEPPPEVPGDVDPGKALPGKTFVIHQHHARNLHFDLRLEMYNGRTPVLVSWAVPKNLPIEKGKRALAVHVEDHPFEYGGFSGSIPAGNYGAGEVRIFDRGEYELTEQAKGKLTFRLKGDRLKGLWHLIQTKGGKEWLILLSAWEGNEPDPVPTGPPMTPARTAEAFNDKAWAFEPQLEGQRALAVCEYRRTNLLLPSMQPLRVPGMDKLHERLVARNAVLDGVIVGTGKDAKFLAVDLLYMDDRSLTDEPYKRRRKILEEAVVTGGLLGTSMSIPKEGKAVLKAAKGLGLAGVIAKKLDSPYVNGPSEDWLQITN from the coding sequence GACGTCGACCCGGGCAAGGCGCTGCCGGGCAAAACCTTCGTCATCCACCAGCACCACGCCCGCAACCTGCACTTCGATCTGCGCCTGGAGATGTACAACGGCCGCACCCCGGTTCTGGTCTCCTGGGCGGTCCCCAAGAACCTCCCCATAGAGAAGGGCAAGCGGGCGCTGGCCGTGCACGTCGAGGATCACCCGTTCGAGTACGGGGGCTTCAGCGGCTCGATCCCCGCCGGAAACTACGGCGCCGGAGAGGTCCGCATCTTCGACCGCGGCGAGTACGAGCTGACCGAGCAGGCCAAGGGCAAGCTCACCTTCCGCCTGAAGGGGGATCGCCTCAAGGGGCTGTGGCACCTGATCCAGACCAAAGGCGGCAAGGAGTGGCTGATTCTGCTGAGCGCCTGGGAGGGGAATGAGCCGGATCCCGTACCCACCGGCCCTCCGATGACCCCGGCCAGAACTGCGGAGGCATTCAACGACAAGGCCTGGGCGTTCGAACCGCAGCTGGAGGGCCAGAGGGCGCTGGCGGTGTGCGAGTACCGGAGAACCAACCTGCTGCTCCCCTCGATGCAGCCGCTAAGGGTTCCCGGAATGGACAAGCTGCACGAGCGATTGGTCGCCCGGAATGCGGTGCTGGACGGAGTGATCGTCGGCACCGGCAAGGATGCGAAGTTTCTGGCTGTCGACCTGCTGTACATGGACGACCGCTCGCTGACCGATGAGCCCTACAAGCGGCGGCGAAAGATCCTGGAGGAGGCGGTGGTCACGGGGGGCCTGCTGGGCACCTCGATGTCGATCCCCAAGGAGGGCAAGGCGGTGCTGAAGGCTGCGAAGGGCCTCGGCCTTGCAGGCGTAATCGCCAAGAAGCTGGACTCACCTTATGTGAACGGCCCCAGCGAGGACTGGCTACAGATCACAAACTGA